One part of the Bacillota bacterium genome encodes these proteins:
- a CDS encoding sugar ABC transporter ATP-binding protein, whose product MQDKPILVLRSINKQFDGVQALQDVSLVVERGTIHALVGENGAGKSTLGKIIGGAYRPTSGQVLVEGCPVVYSSPRDALADGIALISQEVALVPQRTVIDNVFLGIESARYGFLRGGEMREKYEELTGRSGFYVPPDTLVSSLRIAEQKKVEVLRAVARNARLIVMDEPTAALSAEETQRLFALVRGLKAKGTTIIYVSHFLEEVLSLADTVTVLRNGQLIKTSPVSVETPESLVEAMLGRVISLGFPGKVHPESGAPLVLSVEGLSRSGVFADISFGIRAGEIVGLAGLVGSGRSEVARAIFGADRRTAGVIRLRGEIARIRSPQEAIEAGVALLPESRKLQGLIMKFTAGHNVTLPHLRYVAVGPLVRSRVEYQRTQSLLADLDVRPPDPRKVVADLSGGNQQKVLFAKWLFNRPRVLIADEPTAGVDVGAKRAIYRLIHALAREGMAVLLISSDLGEVLGLAHRVLAMHRGQIVAEFRDPELTEERVMHAIFARDEGGASL is encoded by the coding sequence ATGCAGGATAAGCCCATACTGGTGCTGCGCTCCATTAACAAGCAATTTGACGGCGTCCAGGCGCTGCAGGACGTGTCCCTGGTTGTCGAACGAGGGACGATCCACGCCCTGGTTGGTGAGAACGGGGCCGGCAAGTCGACGCTGGGGAAAATCATTGGCGGGGCTTACCGCCCGACCAGCGGCCAGGTCCTGGTGGAGGGGTGCCCGGTCGTCTATTCTTCGCCCAGGGATGCCCTGGCAGACGGCATCGCCCTGATCTCGCAGGAGGTCGCGCTCGTTCCACAGCGTACGGTGATTGATAACGTCTTTCTCGGCATTGAGAGCGCACGGTACGGATTCCTGCGCGGCGGTGAAATGCGGGAGAAGTACGAAGAACTGACGGGCCGTTCCGGGTTCTACGTTCCCCCGGATACGCTGGTTTCGTCGCTGCGCATCGCCGAGCAAAAGAAGGTGGAGGTTCTCCGCGCCGTGGCACGAAACGCCCGGCTGATCGTCATGGACGAACCCACGGCCGCCCTGTCGGCCGAAGAGACCCAGAGGCTTTTTGCCCTGGTCCGGGGGCTCAAGGCAAAGGGTACCACGATCATCTACGTGTCGCACTTCCTCGAGGAAGTGCTGTCCCTGGCGGACACGGTGACAGTGCTCCGGAACGGCCAGTTGATTAAGACTTCGCCCGTGAGTGTGGAGACGCCCGAGAGCCTGGTCGAGGCCATGCTCGGAAGAGTCATCTCCCTCGGCTTTCCGGGGAAGGTCCACCCCGAATCCGGCGCACCCCTGGTTCTGTCTGTGGAGGGGCTGTCCCGGAGCGGTGTTTTCGCGGACATCTCCTTCGGCATCCGGGCGGGCGAGATCGTGGGTCTGGCCGGCCTTGTCGGCAGCGGGCGTTCAGAGGTGGCCCGGGCCATTTTCGGGGCGGACCGCCGGACGGCGGGTGTCATCCGGCTGCGGGGAGAGATTGCGAGGATCCGGTCTCCCCAGGAGGCAATCGAGGCCGGGGTCGCTCTCCTGCCCGAAAGCCGCAAGCTGCAGGGTCTGATCATGAAGTTTACGGCCGGACACAACGTCACACTGCCACATCTCAGGTATGTGGCTGTGGGCCCACTCGTGCGTTCACGGGTCGAGTACCAGCGGACCCAGTCGCTTCTTGCTGACCTGGATGTCAGGCCGCCGGATCCCCGGAAGGTGGTTGCCGACCTGTCCGGTGGAAACCAGCAGAAGGTCCTGTTCGCCAAGTGGCTGTTCAATCGTCCGAGGGTGCTTATCGCTGATGAGCCCACCGCTGGCGTGGACGTTGGAGCGAAGCGAGCGATCTACCGGCTGATTCACGCGCTCGCTCGGGAGGGGATGGCTGTACTGCTGATCTCCTCCGACCTGGGCGAGGTCTTGGGCCTTGCTCACAGGGTGCTGGCGATGCACCGGGGGCAGATCGTTGCGGAGTTCAGAGACCCGGAACTGACCGAGGAAAGAGTCATGCATGCCATTTTTGCCCGGGATGAGGGCGGTGCGAGCTTATGA
- a CDS encoding sugar ABC transporter substrate-binding protein yields MRDGFRRLAVAVKLSTSGSLAGNIRKGKRVMIKASSCLLVPLAVLLTVTVLLAGCGGSKTPSSAPQQQPAQQQPAQQPSQPAPAQKPVRAALFHLVRANAYDQARIDGINGKAKELNAQVDFFSCEYNTQEQINQIQDAITANKYDVFMIHPNDSNALVPAIQEALKKGIVVIGADAPIGPNTRSLKPYPEGVKCIIGRTGWTTGTFLGKAVVEASKGKKVSKVAYLIGMQALSIDQDRYEALKQVIKDQPHIQVVAFQEGQYRRDISRQVMQNVLQAHPDISVVVSSGDQMTLGAYDAAKEAGLEKKIKFIGNGCSKEGLQAIKDGWFFGGYADIPYTQGQLLIETAVKAVRGEKVPEYINLEDQRPPLPPEGPIITQENVGKFQGQW; encoded by the coding sequence ATGAGAGACGGGTTCCGAAGGCTCGCGGTGGCAGTCAAACTATCGACTTCCGGTTCACTAGCTGGCAACATAAGAAAGGGGAAGAGAGTCATGATTAAGGCGTCGTCTTGCCTACTTGTGCCTCTTGCAGTGTTGCTAACCGTCACCGTGCTTCTGGCCGGGTGCGGCGGGTCCAAAACGCCGAGCTCGGCGCCCCAGCAGCAACCTGCGCAGCAACAACCCGCTCAGCAGCCGTCCCAGCCGGCGCCCGCCCAGAAACCGGTGCGTGCGGCCTTGTTCCATCTGGTCCGGGCCAATGCTTATGATCAGGCACGGATTGATGGAATCAACGGCAAAGCGAAGGAACTCAACGCTCAGGTGGACTTCTTCTCGTGTGAGTACAACACCCAGGAGCAGATCAACCAGATCCAGGACGCGATCACGGCGAACAAGTACGATGTCTTCATGATCCACCCCAACGACAGCAACGCACTCGTGCCGGCCATCCAGGAGGCCCTGAAGAAGGGCATCGTGGTAATCGGGGCCGATGCGCCGATAGGCCCGAACACCCGCTCGCTCAAGCCTTACCCGGAGGGAGTCAAGTGCATAATCGGCCGAACCGGCTGGACGACCGGCACTTTCCTCGGTAAGGCGGTGGTCGAGGCGTCCAAGGGGAAGAAAGTCTCCAAGGTCGCCTACCTTATCGGTATGCAAGCGTTGAGTATCGACCAGGACCGCTACGAGGCGTTGAAGCAAGTTATCAAGGACCAGCCGCACATCCAGGTAGTTGCGTTCCAGGAGGGGCAGTACCGGCGTGACATCTCGCGCCAGGTCATGCAGAACGTCTTGCAGGCCCACCCGGACATCAGCGTAGTGGTTTCCTCCGGCGACCAGATGACTCTGGGCGCCTATGACGCGGCCAAGGAAGCGGGCCTCGAGAAGAAAATCAAGTTCATCGGCAACGGCTGCAGCAAGGAAGGCCTGCAGGCCATCAAGGACGGCTGGTTCTTCGGCGGTTACGCCGACATCCCGTACACCCAGGGGCAGCTCCTGATCGAGACTGCCGTGAAGGCGGTACGCGGGGAAAAGGTGCCGGAATACATCAACCTGGAGGACCAGCGGCCCCCGCTGCCGCCGGAGGGTCCGATCATCACCCAGGAGAACGTGGGCAAATTCCAGGGCCAGTGGTAA
- a CDS encoding hydantoinase B/oxoprolinase family protein codes for MGQQPCVNPVTVEIIRNALQSAAEDMNASLFRSAFSPVIYEMKDCSVGIFNDKAEMLGQSAGLPIFLGNLEECIKTTISMYGLDFFQEGDVLIINDAYMTGTHLNDVTVFAPIFLDGQIIGFSANRAHWLDVGSKDPGESTDSTEIYQEGIRIGPTKIVERGRLRRDVVDLIVRNSRFHEAAEGDMNAQISACLTGEKRYKEIVARFGLDTIRAATLDIFAQAERLDREVIAAIPDGVYEAEGCLDNDGQSDEPVKVYVKVIISGSDMTIDLEGSSPQAKGSTNCGFPQTVSACRVAYKALINPQAPVNGGNFRALTVKAPPRSIFTAQEPAAVQWYFTPLGLLIDLIIKALAPVLPERTAAAHYGDSMCINFAGTDPREGTPFLTVEATVGGWGAFSWGDGQNALINNVSGDFKNLPVEVMETKYPVTVTRYAIRPNSGGAGKYRGGNGVIREYQVHCDDGTVYLWWERSKTPAWGILGGQDGKPPVVAINPATPRERRVLKVNGMKLERADVVRVESGGGGGYGDPLERDPALVTEDLLDGYVDVAEAESAYGVRFIYGTDKVDVKATSELRAMMSSARKAGHSLQGGRR; via the coding sequence ATGGGCCAGCAGCCTTGTGTCAACCCGGTGACGGTCGAAATCATTCGCAACGCGTTGCAGTCAGCGGCCGAGGACATGAACGCCAGCTTGTTTCGGAGCGCCTTCAGCCCGGTAATCTACGAGATGAAAGACTGCAGCGTCGGCATATTCAACGACAAAGCCGAGATGCTCGGCCAGTCGGCGGGGTTGCCCATCTTCCTGGGAAACCTGGAGGAATGCATCAAGACGACCATCAGCATGTACGGCCTGGATTTCTTCCAGGAGGGAGACGTGCTCATCATAAATGACGCGTACATGACCGGGACACACCTGAATGACGTGACAGTCTTCGCCCCGATTTTCCTCGACGGCCAGATCATCGGATTCTCGGCGAATAGGGCTCACTGGCTGGATGTCGGCTCCAAGGACCCGGGAGAATCGACCGACAGTACCGAGATCTATCAAGAAGGTATTCGTATCGGTCCCACCAAGATAGTCGAGCGAGGACGGCTTCGCCGGGATGTCGTGGATCTCATAGTGAGGAACAGCCGGTTTCACGAGGCGGCCGAGGGTGACATGAATGCGCAGATATCCGCCTGCCTGACCGGAGAGAAGCGCTACAAGGAGATCGTCGCACGGTTCGGCCTGGATACCATTCGAGCTGCCACCCTGGATATCTTCGCTCAAGCTGAACGTCTTGACCGGGAAGTCATAGCCGCCATTCCTGATGGCGTGTACGAGGCCGAGGGATGCCTGGACAATGACGGTCAGAGCGACGAGCCGGTCAAAGTGTATGTGAAGGTCATTATAAGCGGGAGCGATATGACCATAGACCTGGAGGGGTCCAGCCCGCAGGCAAAAGGGTCTACCAACTGCGGTTTCCCGCAGACAGTCTCAGCCTGCCGGGTTGCCTACAAGGCGTTGATCAACCCCCAGGCGCCCGTTAACGGAGGAAACTTCCGTGCACTTACCGTCAAAGCGCCTCCCCGGTCCATTTTCACCGCCCAGGAGCCCGCCGCTGTGCAATGGTACTTCACCCCACTGGGGCTCCTGATCGACTTGATCATAAAGGCTCTCGCCCCGGTTCTCCCTGAACGCACAGCGGCGGCACACTACGGCGACTCGATGTGCATCAACTTCGCCGGGACTGACCCGCGCGAGGGGACTCCGTTCCTCACGGTAGAGGCCACGGTTGGTGGCTGGGGTGCCTTCAGCTGGGGTGATGGGCAGAACGCGCTGATAAATAACGTGAGCGGAGACTTCAAGAATCTCCCGGTCGAGGTTATGGAGACAAAGTACCCCGTGACCGTTACCCGGTACGCGATCCGCCCGAATAGCGGCGGAGCCGGTAAGTACAGGGGCGGAAACGGGGTCATCAGGGAGTACCAGGTACACTGCGATGATGGCACCGTATACCTGTGGTGGGAGCGCTCCAAGACCCCCGCATGGGGCATCCTCGGCGGTCAGGACGGCAAGCCTCCGGTGGTTGCCATTAACCCAGCGACCCCGAGAGAGAGGCGGGTTCTTAAGGTTAACGGAATGAAGCTGGAACGAGCGGATGTGGTGAGAGTAGAGTCGGGCGGCGGTGGCGGTTACGGGGACCCGCTGGAACGCGATCCGGCACTGGTGACAGAGGACCTTCTCGACGGTTATGTAGATGTGGCCGAGGCCGAGTCCGCCTATGGTGTGCGGTTCATTTACGGGACGGACAAAGTCGATGTGAAGGCTACTTCAGAACTACGGGCAATGATGAGCAGCGCCAGGAAGGCAGGCCACTCCCTCCAAGGAGGCCGCCGCTAG